From the Chloroflexia bacterium SDU3-3 genome, the window GGCCCTGGCGGCGGCGGCGGCGGCGGGCGTGGCCCCGGCGGCCCTGGCGGCGGCGGCGGGCGTGGCCCCGGCGGCCCTGGCGGCGGCGGCGGCGGCGGGCGTGGCCCTGGCGGCCCTGGCGGCGGTGGCGGCTACCGTGGCGGCACTGGCGGCCCCGGTGGCCCCGGTGGCCCTGGTGGCGGTAGCGGCGGCGGCGGTGGCGGCGGCTTCAACCGTGGCCCTGGCGGTGGCGGCGGCTTCAGCCGTGGCCCTGGCGGTGGCGGCGGTGGCGGCTTCGGCGGCGGCGGCAGCGGTGGCGGCGGCTTCGGCGGCGGCGGTGGCCCGGCAGCGGGCGGTCGCGGCGGCAGCAGCCGTGGCGGCAGCAGCCGTGGCGGCAGCAGCCGTGGCGGCAGCAGCCGTGGCGGCAGCAGCGACCGACGCGACGGCGATATGAACGACGGCGGGCTGGGCCGTGGCCGTGGTGGCAGCGGGCGCGGCGGGCGTGGGATGGCACGCCCTGCCCCGGTGGTGCGCGCCCCGGTGCGCCCCAAAGGCCCGATCGAGCTTTCCAGCGTCATGACGGTGCGCGAGCTTTCCGAGGCCATGGGCGTCGGCGCTTCCGACATCCTCAAGGTGCTGATCAAGCTCGGCATGCTGGCCACGATCAACCAGCAGATCGACTACGAGACCGCCGCGCTGGTCGCCTCGGAGTTCAGCTTCGAGACCAAGGAGATGGTCCCCGAGATGCTGGCCGGGATCATCGACAACGTCAAGGACGTGATCGCCGAGCAGCAGGCCGAGGATCTGCGCCCCCGCCCGCCGGTGGTGACGATCATGGGCCACGTGGACCACGGCAAGACCAAGCTGCTGGACGCCGTGCGCTCGACCCGCGTGGCCGAGGGCGAGGCTGGCGGCATCACCCAGCACGTGGCCGCCTACCAGGTGGACATCCACGGGCGCAAGATCACCTTCCTGGACACCCCCGGCCACGAGGCCTTCACCGCCATGCGCGCCCGCGGTGCCCAGGTGACCGACATCGTCATCCTGGTGGTGGCCGCCGACGACGGCGTGATGCCCCAGACCCTTGAGGCCATCTCGCACGTGAAGGCGGCGGGCGTGCCGCTGATCGTGGCGATCAACAAGATCGACGTGGCCGAGGCCAACCCCGACCGCGTGCGCCAGCAGCTGGCCGAGCACGACGTGATCGTCGAGCAGTACGGCGGCGACGTGCCCTCGGTCGAGGTCTCGGCCCGCCAGAAGATCAATATCGACGGCCTGCTGGAGATGGTGCTGCTGGTGGCCGACCTGGCCGAGCTGAAGGCCAACCCGAACGCAGCCGCCATCGGCACGATCGTGGAGGCCGAGCGCGACAAGAGCCGCGGCGCGGTGGCCACCGTGCTGATCCAGAACGGTACGCTGCGCCTGGATGACAACATCCTGGTGGGCGGCACCTTCGGCTCGGTGCGCGCGATGTTCAGCGACACCGGCAAGCGCCTGCGCTCGGCCGAGCCAGCGATGCCCGTGCTGATCATGGGCCTGAACGACGTGCCCCAGGCCGGCGACGTGCTCCAGGTCGTCTCCGACGTATCGGTGGCGCGCGAAGTGGCCACCCAGCGCCAGCGCCAGCAGCGCATGGAGACCATGGCGGCCACTGCGCGCGGCACCACGCTGGACGAGCTGTTCAAAAACGCGCAGCAAGGCCAGATCAAAGAGCTGAACCTGATCATCAAAGCCGACGTGCAGGGCTCGATCGGCGCGCTTGAGCACGCGCTCGGCCAGCTCAACAA encodes:
- the infB gene encoding translation initiation factor IF-2 — its product is MNDGGLGRGRGGSGRGGRGMARPAPVVRAPVRPKGPIELSSVMTVRELSEAMGVGASDILKVLIKLGMLATINQQIDYETAALVASEFSFETKEMVPEMLAGIIDNVKDVIAEQQAEDLRPRPPVVTIMGHVDHGKTKLLDAVRSTRVAEGEAGGITQHVAAYQVDIHGRKITFLDTPGHEAFTAMRARGAQVTDIVILVVAADDGVMPQTLEAISHVKAAGVPLIVAINKIDVAEANPDRVRQQLAEHDVIVEQYGGDVPSVEVSARQKINIDGLLEMVLLVADLAELKANPNAAAIGTIVEAERDKSRGAVATVLIQNGTLRLDDNILVGGTFGSVRAMFSDTGKRLRSAEPAMPVLIMGLNDVPQAGDVLQVVSDVSVAREVATQRQRQQRMETMAATARGTTLDELFKNAQQGQIKELNLIIKADVQGSIGALEHALGQLNNEEVHIRVIHRGTGTITESDVNLAVASHAIILGFTTRPDPAARRAAETNGVDIRYYNIIYQLIEDIKKAMIGMLDPEFKDVATGFAEVRNTFRLPSRETVAGLYVTDGKITRGDSVRVLRSGVVMHDGKIGSLKRFKDDVREVASGYECGITIDGFNDVLVGDTMEFYRKERVERTA